A DNA window from Pseudodesulfovibrio thermohalotolerans contains the following coding sequences:
- a CDS encoding hybrid sensor histidine kinase/response regulator: MDTSERPTVLVVDDNRLNIDLLVDVLKDDYKLLVALNGVTALDIIRNVLPDIILLDIMMPEMDGYEVCRRLKSDKRTAQIPIIFITARSQSEDEAKGLALGAVDYITKPVNPAIVQARVKTHLALYNQNRVLEEKVRQRTLELEKSKEKADEASRAKSAFLANISHELRTPLNHIMGLSSLLLEIDTDPERLELIRPLHDGAAQLAGLFDQLLDLTMLESDTVRIEFRHFDFSKALSRLAAVFHAYALRKGVGFEFVAHGDVPDFLYGAPLETTQALNNILLNAFRYTERGKVTLDVSRDPERFAGTGPDRVMILFTITDTGVGIPPDRLETIFHSFEIGEKVMTKRLSGSGVGLTISKYLIEKLGGSITVESAVGKGSAFSISLPFFLDRKKEEVTGAA; encoded by the coding sequence ATGGACACGAGCGAACGCCCCACCGTCCTGGTTGTCGACGACAACCGGCTGAACATCGATCTCCTGGTCGATGTCCTCAAGGACGATTACAAACTTTTGGTGGCGCTCAACGGAGTCACGGCGCTGGACATCATCCGCAACGTGCTCCCCGACATCATCCTCCTGGACATCATGATGCCCGAGATGGACGGCTATGAGGTATGCAGACGGCTCAAGAGCGACAAACGGACCGCGCAAATACCGATCATCTTCATCACGGCCAGGTCACAGAGCGAGGACGAGGCCAAGGGACTTGCCCTCGGAGCCGTGGACTACATCACCAAGCCGGTCAATCCGGCCATCGTCCAGGCCCGCGTCAAAACCCATCTGGCCCTGTACAATCAAAACCGCGTGCTTGAAGAGAAGGTCCGGCAGCGAACCCTCGAACTCGAAAAGAGCAAGGAAAAGGCGGACGAAGCCAGCCGGGCGAAGTCGGCCTTCCTGGCCAACATCAGCCACGAGCTGCGCACGCCGCTCAACCATATCATGGGCTTGTCCAGCCTGCTGCTCGAAATCGACACCGATCCCGAACGGCTGGAACTGATCCGCCCCCTTCACGATGGAGCCGCCCAGCTCGCGGGACTCTTCGACCAGCTTCTGGACCTGACCATGCTCGAATCCGATACGGTGCGGATCGAATTCAGGCACTTCGACTTTTCCAAGGCCCTTTCGCGATTGGCGGCCGTGTTCCACGCCTATGCCCTGAGAAAGGGCGTGGGATTCGAGTTCGTCGCCCATGGCGATGTGCCGGACTTTCTCTATGGCGCGCCGTTGGAAACCACTCAGGCCCTGAACAACATCCTGCTCAACGCCTTTCGGTACACCGAAAGGGGAAAGGTCACCCTGGACGTATCCAGGGACCCGGAGCGCTTTGCCGGAACCGGACCGGACCGGGTCATGATCCTCTTCACGATCACGGACACGGGCGTCGGCATTCCCCCCGATCGCCTGGAGACCATCTTCCACAGCTTCGAAATCGGGGAAAAGGTCATGACCAAGCGACTGAGCGGGTCCGGCGTGGGACTGACGATCTCCAAGTATCT